The Solibacillus sp. FSL R7-0682 genome includes a window with the following:
- a CDS encoding DMT family transporter — translation MAWVYLLLAGAFEVGGVIGMNKVAQKRNITNFTILFGSFACSFTLLALAMKTLPMGISYAVWTGIGTVGGTLVGMFLYNESKSWKRILFISFILIAVVGLKLTQ, via the coding sequence ATGGCTTGGGTATATTTACTATTAGCAGGTGCATTTGAAGTTGGTGGAGTAATTGGCATGAATAAGGTTGCTCAAAAACGCAACATCACGAACTTCACCATTTTATTTGGATCATTTGCTTGTAGCTTTACATTGCTTGCATTAGCAATGAAAACTTTACCGATGGGAATTTCTTATGCTGTTTGGACGGGTATCGGTACTGTTGGTGGAACACTCGTGGGAATGTTTCTTTATAACGAATCTAAAAGTTGGAAAAGAATTTTGTTTATTTCGTTTATTTTAATTGCGGTTGTCGGATTAAAGTTAACGCAGTAA
- a CDS encoding YdcF family protein, translating into MNKWLYFIIGIGVISSGLYIWLGYEINQGEKNRADGTNDYLIVLGAKVKPGGVPSLSLKNRLDVAAVYLHDHPHVKAIVSGGQGPDEDRTEASVMFDVLVEKGIAPDRIMLEDQSTSTYENLLYSMSLLPEKITDITIVSNDFHLRRASLLAQNLGLQSDVLAAPTPKVVEFKSRVRERLALLKTFIAGK; encoded by the coding sequence ATGAATAAATGGTTGTACTTTATTATTGGCATAGGCGTTATTAGTAGCGGCCTTTATATTTGGTTAGGCTATGAAATAAATCAAGGGGAGAAAAATAGAGCAGACGGTACAAATGATTATTTAATCGTATTAGGAGCTAAAGTGAAGCCGGGTGGTGTTCCCTCCCTGTCTCTTAAAAACCGTTTAGATGTTGCTGCAGTATACTTACATGACCATCCTCATGTAAAAGCAATCGTTTCAGGTGGGCAAGGACCCGATGAGGACAGAACCGAAGCCTCTGTAATGTTTGACGTGTTAGTAGAAAAAGGAATTGCTCCAGATCGAATCATGCTCGAGGATCAATCTACTTCTACTTATGAAAATCTACTCTATTCAATGTCTCTATTACCAGAAAAGATTACAGATATTACAATCGTTTCGAATGATTTTCATTTGCGGCGAGCAAGTCTGTTAGCTCAAAATTTAGGATTGCAGTCCGATGTATTAGCAGCCCCTACCCCTAAAGTAGTTGAGTTCAAATCACGGGTTCGGGAAAGGCTAGCATTATTAAAAACATTTATTGCAGGTAAATAA
- a CDS encoding LLM class flavin-dependent oxidoreductase — translation MKLSILDQVPISKGMTSTEALANSVKIAQLGDKLGYERMWFAEHHNMTSLASSAPEITAAYVAAKTERIRVGTGGIMMMHYSPLKIAEVFKTLAALAPGRIDFGAGRAPGGDGLAMTALASGRRPEMNEQYDKLEIILRLMNEQQTGEAVYDAVVAAPFKIQLPQAWLLGSSGQSARQAGAAGVGYSFAQFFNGQMSKGIFDAYRNAFQPSYFMEKPEIITTYAVCVAETEEEAEYLSMPMQIARLNLMRGKLTQGISPEEAKDYPLTEMDKMILQQNRSLMLVGSAKEVAERILYEQEYYGFDEAMINSNLYTVEQRLNSYQLLAEQLIK, via the coding sequence ATGAAACTTAGTATTTTAGATCAAGTACCAATTTCAAAAGGGATGACTTCAACAGAAGCTCTTGCAAATAGTGTAAAAATTGCTCAGCTCGGTGATAAATTAGGCTATGAGCGCATGTGGTTTGCCGAGCATCATAATATGACTTCATTAGCAAGCTCTGCACCTGAAATTACAGCTGCCTATGTCGCAGCAAAAACAGAGCGTATCCGAGTTGGTACCGGCGGGATAATGATGATGCATTATTCCCCATTAAAAATTGCAGAAGTATTTAAGACATTAGCTGCGTTAGCGCCAGGTCGCATTGATTTTGGCGCTGGGCGAGCACCAGGTGGAGATGGACTAGCTATGACGGCTCTTGCGAGTGGCAGACGCCCAGAGATGAATGAACAATATGATAAGCTTGAAATCATTTTACGTCTGATGAATGAGCAGCAAACAGGTGAGGCAGTTTATGATGCAGTCGTTGCCGCGCCATTTAAAATTCAACTGCCACAAGCATGGCTGCTAGGCTCAAGTGGTCAAAGTGCTAGACAAGCAGGAGCTGCTGGGGTTGGGTACTCGTTTGCTCAATTTTTCAATGGGCAAATGTCTAAAGGAATTTTTGACGCCTATCGCAATGCTTTCCAACCGTCTTATTTTATGGAGAAGCCAGAAATAATTACTACTTATGCAGTATGTGTGGCGGAAACAGAAGAAGAGGCGGAATATTTATCGATGCCGATGCAAATTGCGCGACTAAATTTAATGCGAGGTAAGCTAACACAAGGGATTTCTCCTGAGGAAGCAAAGGATTATCCATTAACAGAAATGGATAAAATGATTTTACAGCAAAACCGTTCATTAATGCTTGTTGGATCAGCGAAGGAAGTTGCGGAGCGAATTTTATATGAGCAAGAGTATTACGGATTTGATGAGGCAATGATCAATAGTAATTTATATACTGTTGAGCAACGTTTAAATAGCTATCAATTACTGGCAGAGCAATTGATCAAATAA
- a CDS encoding TetR/AcrR family transcriptional regulator has translation MTQQKIVLAAYSNFAEHGYSGGSLAQIAEEVGIRKQSIYTYFKSKDDLYLSISQDAMQTELAFMKGFIEQQQEQEVEQMLYLLLRAAQQRFMQQLSTKFFIRSTFITPPHLEKQLLEQTYFYLDSLEAILKHFFAKQQIAVSPTIAASSFLALLDSLYVEMLYGGEARFEKRLEAGWKVFYRGITN, from the coding sequence ATGACGCAACAAAAAATCGTTCTGGCAGCTTATAGTAACTTTGCTGAGCATGGGTATAGTGGTGGTTCCCTAGCACAAATAGCGGAAGAAGTAGGGATTCGCAAGCAATCAATCTATACGTATTTTAAAAGTAAGGATGATCTTTATTTATCAATATCTCAAGATGCCATGCAAACAGAGCTGGCCTTTATGAAGGGATTTATCGAGCAACAGCAAGAGCAAGAAGTTGAACAAATGCTCTATCTACTTTTACGCGCAGCACAACAACGCTTTATGCAACAATTAAGTACTAAATTTTTTATTCGGTCGACATTTATTACACCACCCCATTTAGAAAAGCAATTACTGGAGCAAACTTATTTTTATTTAGATTCATTAGAAGCTATACTAAAACACTTTTTTGCTAAACAACAAATAGCAGTATCCCCAACAATAGCAGCAAGTAGCTTTTTAGCGTTACTCGACAGTTTATATGTTGAAATGCTTTATGGTGGTGAAGCACGCTTTGAAAAACGGTTAGAAGCCGGTTGGAAAGTGTTTTATCGGGGCATTACAAATTGA
- a CDS encoding TDT family transporter, with the protein MKAYLQLIPIPMSGLMLGFVSLGNVFHTVEQHVLGHIAFFIGGFLLLMLLSKALFAWSSVLSEMQNPIIASVSPTFTMGTMAFSNGLHYYSVPELLIQSIWIIAAATQIFIILYFIKAFIWRKKLSISMIFPSWFILFVGTAMMPLTAGQLSNVFTKGILLFAVISFIILVPIVIKRGFILKDLPEPTIPMITILTAPASLSLAAYFQQYEGTLPIAITLFVVAQALFLLVLTKLVSALKLPFYPSYAAFTFPLVVTATATHAMYQFLSNHNIDLLWLNWVGNGQLILATLMISYVFIRYCNYLVFQFKQQRIKQQSNQEVIS; encoded by the coding sequence ATGAAAGCTTATTTACAACTTATCCCTATCCCAATGAGCGGGCTTATGCTAGGTTTTGTTTCATTGGGGAACGTATTTCATACAGTAGAACAGCATGTACTAGGGCATATTGCATTTTTCATTGGTGGCTTTTTATTATTAATGCTTTTGTCAAAAGCGTTGTTTGCTTGGTCAAGTGTTTTATCAGAAATGCAAAATCCAATTATCGCATCTGTGTCCCCTACTTTTACAATGGGTACGATGGCTTTTAGTAATGGCTTACATTACTATTCTGTTCCAGAACTTCTCATTCAAAGTATATGGATTATTGCTGCTGCTACTCAAATTTTTATTATTTTGTATTTTATTAAGGCATTTATTTGGAGAAAAAAATTGTCAATTTCGATGATTTTTCCAAGTTGGTTCATATTATTTGTTGGAACAGCGATGATGCCGTTAACTGCTGGACAGCTATCAAATGTTTTCACAAAAGGAATCCTACTTTTTGCGGTGATCTCATTCATTATTCTCGTTCCGATTGTAATTAAACGTGGGTTTATTTTAAAAGACTTACCAGAGCCCACTATTCCAATGATTACGATTTTAACAGCGCCTGCATCATTAAGCTTAGCTGCTTATTTCCAGCAGTATGAAGGAACATTACCAATCGCAATTACTCTATTTGTTGTCGCTCAAGCTTTATTTTTATTAGTATTAACAAAACTAGTAAGTGCTTTAAAGCTTCCTTTTTATCCAAGCTATGCGGCCTTTACGTTTCCTCTTGTTGTTACAGCAACAGCAACACATGCTATGTATCAATTTTTAAGTAATCATAATATTGACTTACTATGGTTAAATTGGGTTGGAAACGGACAACTAATCCTTGCTACTTTAATGATTTCATATGTTTTCATTCGATATTGTAACTATTTAGTTTTTCAATTTAAACAACAGCGTATAAAGCAACAATCAAATCAAGAAGTGATTTCATAA
- a CDS encoding DMT family transporter encodes MTKYWLLVLLAGLIEILWAMGLKYASTIGMWIGVVVLIIISFYILIIATEKLPVATVYAVFTGIGTAGTVIVETLLFNEPFSIAKIGFIALLLIGVIGLKLISNEPEEARDN; translated from the coding sequence ATGACAAAATATTGGCTCCTTGTATTATTAGCAGGACTTATTGAAATTCTTTGGGCAATGGGCTTAAAATATGCAAGCACGATTGGCATGTGGATAGGCGTTGTTGTGCTCATAATTATATCCTTTTATATTTTAATTATTGCAACAGAAAAATTACCTGTTGCAACGGTGTATGCGGTATTTACGGGAATAGGAACCGCAGGAACAGTTATTGTAGAGACATTATTATTTAACGAACCATTCAGTATTGCAAAAATTGGCTTTATCGCCCTTTTATTAATAGGCGTAATTGGACTAAAACTTATTTCGAATGAGCCAGAAGAAGCGAGGGATAACTAA